CAGATCTGGATCACATGGCGCGCCGCGGGTGCGGAGCGGAAGTGGTGGTAGTAGGTGATGACGCCGTGCACTTCGGCGCGCGAGAGGTTCACGCCCTCGGCGATCGTCGTCACGGTGTGCGGCGGGATGTAGCCCAGCGCGTCCTGCACGTCGTGAAGGATCGGGAGCAGCGCCCCCGGTTCTTCCGCGCGCTCGATCAGCACCTGGCGCACCGCGGCCAGTTCATCGGATTCGCTCATCGTGGCGTGTCGGCCCACTTCGTTCATGCGGCGCTCCTTACCGGGTTGTCATTCATCGTGGGTTTTTGCTCTCCCGGCTTTTTCATCCTACGACCGAAACACGCTCGCAGACACTGCCGATTGCCCTAGGAAAACGTTGCGGTTTCCCGCTCTGGAGGCACTGTCGGGGAATACGAAGGCAAAGACCTTGACTCAGGTCAATTTCCCGGAAACAAGGGGCCGGGCGCCACCGGCCGAGACCTCGCGCAACCCCGCAAGCGCCGGTTCGACGATGGCTGGATCGGCGCCCACCGCGTAGACGGCGTACGCGGGGTACAGGAACTCCGGCGTATTGGGCACGCGGCGCAGGTGCCCCGATTCGAGATGGCCGCGCACCACGTCGAGCCGGAAGTAGCCGGTACCGCCCGCGGCCAGCAGGTACTCGCGGCCCAGCGGGCCGAGGCCGGCCTTCACCGCCGCATTGGAAAGCTCGGGAAACGCAAGGCCGTGCTGCGCCGCGAACTCCGGGCCCCAGTCGACATACACGTAGTCCGCCGGCCGCGGCACGCGCGGGCGCTTGGCGGTGGTGACCATCACGAGCTTTTCCTCGATGAGCAGTTCCACGCGCAGCCCCGGCCGCTGCTGCGGTGCATAGACGATGGCGACATCGAGCACGCCGCCCGCCACCTTGTCGAGCAGATCCTGCGGAAAGCCGACCTCGGTGCGAATGGCCAGTTGCGGCGCGGTCTGGCGCAGCCACAGCAGCCAGCGCAGCAGCAGCGGGTCCCACAGGCTGATCTCGCAACCGGCCGCGAGCACCGCCTGGCTGCCATCGGGCACCGCCACCTGGTGGCGCGCCCGCTCCCACACCTGCACCAGCATGGTCGCGTGCGGCAGAAATTGTTCGCCCGCGCGCGTGAGTGCGGCCCCGGACTTGTTGCGCACGAAGAGCTTGCGTCCGAGCAGTTCCTCGAGCGTTCGCACGCGTGCGCTCACCGAGGTCTGCGTCACATGCAGGCGTTCCGCGGCGCGCTGGAAGCTGCGGGTCTCGACGATCGAGAGAAAGGTCCGGGCCAGGTTGATGTCCATCGAGGCGCCCTCTTTGAATGCAATATTTTTGCATTCAACTGACAATTAATCTCGTTTTACTTATGCGGTGGCCGGACAGAAGATGAAGGCCACTTCAACGCAACCCGGGAGCCACTCATGCCGACCCTTGGTCACTCCGTACAAGCGAAGGGCGCCGAGCGCCTTGCCGATGCGCTCAGGGGCCTCGCCGACGAGGCCTTCATGCTGGCAGAGGCCTTGCTCAGTCCTCGCAAGCTCATCGAGGACGTGGAGCAGATGCGCGCCTTGCAGGTCGCCGCGGACACCATCGAGGCGAGCGACCCGTGGCGGGCCGATGTGCTGCGCTCGCGCGCCTCGCGCATCGGCCTTCGCTGAACAACGATGATGGCGTTACGACGCCTGGCGGCTGGCCTCGATGTGCTTGCGGCGCATCGGGCGCAACACGAACCACGCCATCAGCGCCGCAGCCGCATTGACCGCGCTGGCGACGATGAACACCGCATGCCAGCTGCCGGTGGAAGCGGCGAGCACGCTCGACAGCGGCACCAGCAGCGAGGCCGTGCCCTTGGCGGTGTAGAGCATGCCGGCGTTGGATGCGGCGAACTTGGAGCCGAAGGTGTCGGCGCAGGTCGAGGGGAACAGGCTGTAGATCTCGCCCCAGGCGAAGAACACCATGCCGGTCAGCAGCACGAAGAGGATGGGGTTCTGGCCGTAGTAGTACAGCGCCAGGATGCCGACCGATTCGAGCGCGAAGGCGATGAACATCGTCTGCTCACGCCCGATCTTGTCGGAGACCCAGCCGAAGAAGGGTCGCGTCAGGCCGTTGAGCACGCGGTCGATCGCCAGGGCGAAAGTCAGCGCGGGCAATACCAGTCCCATGATGTTGACCGGTACGTCCATGATCTTGAAGTCTTGCGCGATCGGTCCGAGCTGCGCGGTGGCCATCAAGCCGCCGGCCGCCACCATCACGAACATCGCGTACATCACCCAGAAGATGGGCGAGCGCAGCACTTCGGAGGGCGAGTAGTCGCGCTGCGACTGCTGCACGTTTCCGCGGCTCGACGCCGCCTTCACGTGATCGGGTGCGCGGGTGAGCAGCCAGGCCAGGGCGAAGACGATCACGCCCTGACCGATCCCAAAATAGAGAAACGCAGACTCGTAGCCGCTGGTCTTGATCATCACGGAGATCGGGATGATCGTGAGGGCCGAGCCGGCACCGAAGCCCGCGGCGGTCATGCCCGCTGCAAGGCCCCGGCGATCGGGGAACCACTTGAGCGCATTGCCCACGCAGGTGCCGTACACCGCGCCGGCGCCGATGCCGCCCACGGCCGCTGCGATGTAGAGCATCGGCAGCGAGGCAGCGAAGGAATTGAGCACCCAGCCCAGGCCGCAGAGCACGCCGCCCACGAGCACCACGGGGCGCGGGCCGAAGCGGTCGACCAGGTAGCCTTCGATGGGCACGAGCCAGGTTTCGGTGAGCACGAAGATGGTGAAGGCCACCTGGATGGCGGCGCGGCTCCAGCCGTGCTTTTCAGCGATGGGGTTGACGAAGAGGGTCCAGCCGTACTGCAGGTTCGCGATCATCGCCATGCAGACGATGCCGATCAGCAACTGTCCCCATCGGTACGCCTCGGATCGTTTGGCGGTGACACCGTGGGTGGAATCCGATGGTGGATACATCGCGGGGTTGGAACCCGCAATCGTGGTTGTTGGCCGAGTCATGGCGTTGTCCTTAATGTTTTGATGAGTCCGACGGTCTCGGGAAAAACGACGCAATCAGTCGAGTGAAAAACGAGAAATGAATCACTTGTTTTTGCGCGTGGATGACTGTCGGACGGCACGACTCAAAAACTCTTGACCGCAGTCAAGTTCACACGAATCGCGAGCTGTTGGGACCCCCGTGATATCCCTAGCAATCGAACATCTGCGTGTGCTTGTGTTGCGTGGTTTTTGGCGCTGCTGTTCAGGGCGAGATCACGGCGACGGTGGGCTCTGTTTCGCGAATGTCCCCCGGGCTTCGCCCTCCTCCTTGATTTCGCGAAACAGAGCCCACCATCACCGAGATCTCATCGGAGCGGTCGTTGATCGGCCGATAGCCAGCAGCGTGCCCAGGTGCGCAGGGCATCGGGTGCTCCCGCAGCGAAATCGAGGAGGAGGCCGCAGGCCGGGGGACATTCGCGGAGGGGAGTACCCGGTGGCCTGTGCACGCACCCTGAACAAGGGCCCCGAACACGGGCTTGCAACCCCCATCCATCGAGAGAAAAATTGACCTAGGTCAAGAAACGCGAAATCAGCGTTTGCGATCGTCTAGGGTAAACCCTAAAATTGCGGGTAATCCCTTCAGTCTTTCTGATTCAACTTTCCAGGAGCATTTCCATGAGCAACACCACCCTCGATTCCCGCGCGATCCGCAATGCATCGCCCGCCACCACCACCAACGAAGATGCGCTGCGCGACCTGGTCGCCGCAATGCCGATCGTGATCATGTACAAGGCCGCCCGCGCCGCACTCGTGCAACACCGCAAGAGCGTCCGCAGCGCACTGACCAACTGATCGTGCCCCGCCCCAAAGACAAAGAGCGCTTCATGCGCTCTTTTGTTTTTTCAGGGCTGTAGTTGCAGCGGTTTGAACGGCACGATCTGCGAGATCAGCGATGCGCCATCGCTCAGCAGAAAGTCCTTGAAGGCCTGCGCCACCGGCGGCAGGCGCTTGGTGCGGCGATGCACCACGTACCAGTTGAGCATCAGCGGAAAACCTTCCACGTCGAGCACGCTGAGGCTGCCGGCCTTCAGCTCCTGGCTGATGGTGTGCGCCGAGACGAAGCTCACGCCCATGCCCGCGATCACCGCCTGCTTGATCGTCTCGGTGCTGCGGATCTCCATCGCGATGTTGATGTGCTCCAGCTCGCGCCCGAAGCCGTCCTCCATCGAGTGCCAGGTGTCCGATGCCTTCTCGCGCACCACGAACGGCTCGCGCATCAGGCGCTTCAGTGGAATGCCCGGCACGCCCACCAGCGGATGCGTCGGCGGGGCGACGATCACATAGGGGTGCGGCGCAAAGGCCTGGTTCGAGGTGTCCAGATCGGTGGGCGGCCGCACCATGATCGCGAGGTCGGTGAGGTTCTCCGCGATGTGGGTGAGCAGCCCTTCGCGGTTGTGCACGGTGAAGTTCAGCGTCACGCCGCGGTGGCGGCTCGCGAACTCCACCAGCAGGCGCGGAAAGAAATAGTCGCCCGCGCTGATGACACCCACGTTGAGCTTGCCGCCGGAGACGCCCTTGAACTGCATCATCGCGTTCTCGGCCGCCTCGAACTGCTGGATGATCGCGCGGCTGATCTGCAGCAGTTCGGCGCCCGCGGGCGTGAGAAAGATCTTCTTGCCGAACTGCTCGAACAGCACGTTGCCCGCATGCTCCTCGAGCTTGGCGACCTGCGTGGAGACTGCCGGCTGCGTGAGGTGAAGCTCCTCGGCCGCGCGCGAAAAACTCAAGAGCCGCGCGACCGCCTCGAAGACCTTCAACTGGCGCAGGGTCGCATGCTTCATCGGGAGGGAAAGTGGGGCTGCTGTCGAAGGGCCATCGTAGCGCGCGAGCCCCGCTCAGCCACCGGGCATCAACCCGGGATTCGTGCGACGTGCAACAGGTTCGTCGTGCCCGACAAGCCGAAGGGCAAGCCCGCCACCACCACCACGTCGTCGCCCGCCTTCGCGAAGCCCTGGTCCTGCGCGGTGCGGCAGGCGCACTCGATCATCTCGGCCACGTCGTGCACATCATCGACCAGCGCCGCGTGCACGCCCCAGACCATCGCCATGCGGCGCGCGGCCGCCACGTCGGGCGTGAGGCTCAGGATCGGCACCGCCGGCCGCTCGCGCGCGGCGCGCAGGCTCGTGAATCCCGAGGAGGTGTAGGTGACGGTGGCGGCCGGCGCGAGCAGCGCGGCCACCTGGCGCATCGAGGCGCACACGGCATCGGCCGTGGTCGAGAGCGCCGCATCGTGCGTGGCATCGATGCCGGTGCGGTACGACGGGTCGGCCTCCACGCGCGCGACGATGCGGTCCATCATGCCGACCGCTTCGAGCGGGTACTTGCCCGAGGCCGATTCGGCCGAGAGCATCACCGCATCGACGCCGTCGTAGATGGCCGTGGCCACGTCGGACACTTCGGCGCGCGTGGGCACGGGCGCCGCGATCATCGATTCGAGCATCTGCGTGGCCACCACCACGGGCTTGCCGTGCTGGCGACAGGCCCGCACGATGCGGCGCTGCAGCTCGGGCACCTGCTCGGGCGGCAGCTCCACCCCGAGGTCGCCGCGCGCGACCATGATGCCGTCGGCCAGCGCGACGATGCCGTCCAGGTGCTCGATGGCCGCGGGCTTCTCCAGCTTGGCCATGATCCAGGCGCGCTTGCCGATGATCTCTCGTGCCTCGGTGATGTCCTCGGGCCGCTGCACGAACGAGAGCGCCACCCAGTCCACGCCCATCGAGAGCCCGAAGTCCAGGTCGTCGCGGTCCTTCGGGGTGAGCGGCGAGATCGGCAGCAGCACACTGGGCACGTTGACGCCCTTGCGGTCCGAAATCGGCCCGCCGACGATGACGGTGGTCTCCGCGAAGTCGGCGCCGTGGCTCTCCACGCGCAGGCGGAGCTTTCCGTCGTCCAGCAGCAGATCAGTGCCGGCCTGCAGCGCCGCGAAGATTTCGGGGTGCGGCAGCGGCGCGCGGCGGTAGTCGCCGTTCTTCTTCGTGTCCATGTCGAGGCGAAAGCGCTTGCCCGCCTCCAGCTGTGCGCGTCCGCCCTCGAATGTGCCCAGCCGCAGCTTTGGCCCCTGCAAGTCGAGCAGCACGCCGATGGGCCGGCCGAACTCTTTCTCGAGCCGGCGGATGGCCTCCAGCCGGCGCGCATGGTCGTGCTGCGAGCCGTGGCTGAAGTTCAGCCGGAACACATCCACGCCCCGCTCGAACAGCGCGCGAATGGCTTGCTCGTCGGGCGTAGCCGGGCCAAGCGTGGCGACGATCTTTGCGCTGCGTGTGCGTCTCATGGTGTGTTGTTCTTTCTCATGCCATTTCGCGAAGCCGGACTTGGCCCCGTTGGTCTTCCATCGTGCGCGCCAAGAGTTTCACCAGCGTGTACACGGTGTCGATGTGCGGCGTCGAGGTGTCGGTGAGCCGGGCCAGTTCGACCACCGCGCCCACCAGCGCGTCGATCTCCGGCGCGCGGCCGGCTTCGACGTCCTGCAGCATCGAGGTCTTGTGCTTGCCGACCTTCTCGGCGCCGGCGATGCGCTTTTCCAGCGTCACGCGGAACTCGATGCCCAGCTTGTGCGCGACGGCCTGGGCCTCGCGCATCATCGCGGCGGCGAGGTCGCGCGACGGCGGGTACTGGCAGATGTCGACCAGCGTCGAATGCGAGAGGCTGCTGATCGGGTTGAAGGTGAGGTTGCCCCACAGCTTGAGCCAGATCTCGGCGCGGATGTTGTCGAGCACCGGTGCCTTGAAGCCCGCGCCGGTGAAGCAGGCCGAGACGCGGTTCACGCGTTCGCTCGACGAACCGTCGAGCTCGCCGACCGGAAAGCGATCGCCTTCGATGTGCTTCACCACGCCCGGCGCGATGAGCTCGGACGCGGGATACACCACGCAGCCGATCACACGCTCGGCCGGCACCTTCGCGCTCACCAGCCCCGTGGGGTCGACGCTGCGCACCGGCGTGCCCGCGAGCGCACCGCCGTGGTTGTGGAAGTACCAGTACGGAATGCCGTTCTGCATCGTCACCACCATCGTCTCGGGGCCGAAGAGCTTGGGCACGTCGTTGGCCACGGCCTCGACCTGGTGCGCCTTCATCGCGAGGATGACGATGTCCTGCGGACCGGCCTCGTCGTAGCTGTCGGTGGCCTTCACGTTGCGCGCCACCTGCTCCTCGCCCTCGGCCGAGACCAGCTTGAAGCCATTCGCCTTGATCGCTGCGAGGTTCGCACCCCGCACGATGAACGTCACGTCCTCGCCGGCCAGCGCGAGTTTCGCGCCGACCAGGCCGCCGATGGCGCCTGCTCCGATGACTGCTATCTTCATGTCGATCCCCAGTAGTTTTGAATGCGTTGCGCGAGGCCGGGCGATGCCGTCAACCGAAGCGGTTGGAAAGCTTGCCGATGCCTTCGATGCCGATCTCGACCTGGCTGCCCGGCTTCATCGAGCCGACGCCCACCGAGGTGCCGCACAGGATCACGTCGCCGGGATTCAGCGTCATGTCCTGCGAGATCAGGCTGACCAGCTGCTGCACGGAAAAGCGCATGTCGCTGATCGGATAGTTCTGGCGCTCCTCGCCGTTGAGCACGGTGGTCACGACGAGCGTTGCCGGGTCGAGGCCCGTGGCCACCACGGGGCCCATGGGGCAGAAGGTGTCGAAGCCCTTGGCGCGCACCCACTGGGCGAAGGATGCATCGCGGTTGAGGATGTCGGCCACGGTCACGTCGTTGGCGCAGGTGTAGCCGAACACGTGGTCGAGCGCATCGGCCTCGGCCACGGCGGTGGCGGTCTTGCCGATGACGATGCCCAGCTCGCCCTCGAACACCACCTTGCCCTCGCACAGGGGCTTTCGGATCGCATCGCCGTGGGCCGCGAAGGAGTTGGGCGCCTTCAACAGATACAGCGGTTCCGCGGGCACCGGCAGGCTCAGCTTGGCGCCGAGCGCGTGGAAGTTGTTCCACAGCGCGATCACCTTCGTAGGCTCGCTGGGCGTGAGCAGCTTCAGGCCCGCGAGCACGAACACGCGGCCCGTGGGCTCGGAGCGGCCGTACATGTCGCCCTGGTGCTCATGCACCGCATCGCCCTGGACGGTGCCGAACGTGGCCTTGCCGGCATCTTCAAAACGGACCCATTGCTGTTTCATTTGTTGTGTGCTTTCTTGAAATCTGCGAGGCCATCCGATGGATCGAATCGATCAGTCGAACGGGAGGTAGTCGGGAATGACGAGCGACGCGAGCAGCTTCCCCATCTCCGCCGGATTGCTGGTCACATGGATGCCGCACGCCTTCATCACCGCGAGCTTTTCCTGTGCGGTGCCGCGCCCGCCCGAGACGATGGCACCCGCGTGGCCCATGCGCTTGCCGGGCGGCGCGGTGGCGCCGGCGATGAAGCCGACCACGGGCTTGCGCATGTGGTCCTTGATCCAGTGCGCGCAGATCTCTTCTTCGTTGCCGCCGATCTCGCCGACCATGATCACGGCGTCGGTGCGCGGGTCGTCGTTGAACATCTTGAGCACGTCGATGTGCTTCAACCCGCCGACCGGGTCGCCGCCGATGCCCACCACCGTCGATTGCCCGATGCCGAAGCGCGCCAATTGACTCGCCGCTTCGTAGGTCAGCGTGCCCGAGCGCGACACCACGCCGATGCGCCCGCGCTGGTGGATGTGCCCCGGCATGATCCCGATCTTGATTTCGTCGGGCGTGATGAGCCCCGGGCAGTTCGGCCCGAGCAAGAGCGTCTTGCTGCCCTCCATGCGATGGCGCGTGCGGATCATGTCGCGCACCGGAATGCCTTCGGTGATGCAGATGACCAGCTCCATGCCCGCATCGACCGCCTCGTCGATCGCTGCGGCCGCGAACGGCGGCGGCACGTAGATCACCGACACGGTGGCGCCGGTCTCGGCCTTCGCATCCTTCACCGTGCCGAAGACCGGAATGCCGTCGAACGACTTGCCCGCCTTGTTCGGGTTCACGCCCGCGACGAAGCATTTCTGGCCGTTGCCATAGTCGCGGCACATCGCCGTGTGGAACTGGCCGGTCTTGCCGGTGATGCCCTGCGTGATGACGCGGGTGTGCTTGTTGACGAGGATCGACATCTCAGTTTTTCCTCCGCGCCGCAGCCACGGCCTGTTGGGCGGCATCCGCCATGTCGTCGGCCGTGATGATCGGCAGGCCCGATTGCGCAAGGATCGTGCGGCCCAGGCTCTCGTTCGTGCCCTTCATGCGCACGACCAGCGGCACCGACAGCTCGACCTCGCGCGCGGCGGCGATGACGCCCCGCGCGATCACATCGCACTTCATGATCCCGCCGAAGATGTTGACCAAAATCGCGCGCAGGTTCGGGTTGCGCAGCATCAGCTTGAAGGCCTGCGTGACCTTCTCGGCCGTTGCGCCGCCGCCCACGTCCAGGAAGTTGGCGGGCGAGCCGCCGTAGAGCTTGATCACGTCCATCGTCGCCATCGCGAGGCCCGCGCCGTTGACCAGGCAGCCGATGTCGCCGTCCAGCGCGATGTACGAGAGATCGAAACGCGACGCCTCGACCTCGGCCGGATCTTCCTCGTCGAAGTCGCGCATCGCCACGATCTCGGGCTGGCGGAAGAGCGCGTTCGAATCGAAGTTGAACTTGGCATCGAGCGCAATCACGCGGCCGTCGCGCGTCACGACCAGCGGGTTGATCTCAGCGAGCGACGCATCGCTCGCATCGAAGGCCTGGTAGAGGTTCTGCATCAGCGTGCGCGCCTGCATCACCGACTTGCCCGAGAGGCCGATGTTGCGCGCCACGATGTCGGCCTCGCTGCCCTTGAGGCCCGTGGTCGGATCGATGAGCACCTTGTGGATCTTGCCGGGCGTGCGGGCGGCGACCTCTTCGATGTCCATGCCGCCTTCGCTGGAGGCCATCAGCGCCACGCGGCCCGCTTCGCGGTCGACCACCATGGCGAGGTAGAGCTCCTTGTCGACCTCGATGCCCTCTTCGACCAGGAGGCGCTTCACCACACGGCCTTCGGGGCCGGTCTGGTGGGTCTTCAGGGTCATGCCGAGCATCTGGCTCGCGTGCCGGCGCACTTCGTCGACCGACCACGCGAGCTTCACGCCGCCGCCCTTGCCGCGGCCGCCCGCGTGGATCTGCGCCTTCACCACCCAAGCCCTGCCGCCCAGACGGGTGGCGGCGTCGGCGGCTTCATCGGCCGATGCGCAGGCGAATCCACGGGGCGTGGTGACGCCGTATTTGCGCAATACGTCCTTGCCCTGGTATTCGTGGATATTCATGGCAATTCAGGCGCCGATTTCTGCACCGCGGCCTTCGGCCCAATTGAAATAACGCCGACTGCCGAGGCCTTCGCTCAATTCGCGCTGCTGGTGAATTTCCTTCTTCTGCTCGATCACCTCGGCCAGCGATTTGGCGTCGTAGGCGCGCAGCAGATGCGGCTGGTGCGTGCTCAGGTAATGGCACACGCGCTCGGGGCCGTCCTGGCTCTGGCGCAGCAATTGGCAATAGGTTTCGCGGTCCCAGTGCCAGCGCAGGCCCAGCTCGTGGAAGGCGGCGTTGTAGGCGTTGCGCTCCGTCTCGGAGCTCCAGTATTGAATGGGCGCATCATCGATCATCATGAAATTTCTCCTGGAAATTGAATGCCGGGCGACAAATGGATGGCGGGTCGGCATGATCAAAATGTAGATTCGATGATCGATAAATAATAGTTAAACTATTTTATTGAATGCATTTGCCATGCGTTATATGTGAATTGGCAAAAAAGAGCGTGACTGTCCATTGCAAATGGCTTTCGCCATTTGCAAAAACACTTATTTATCGATCGGCCGGCGTGCTGTTAATTCAAATCACGCGCTCGGTGCGCAGCATGGCAATTTCGTCCACGCCATAGCCCAATTGCCGGAGCACTTCTTCGGTGTGCTCGCCCAGCAAGGGCGCCCGTGTCACCTCGGTCCGGCTGTCGGACATCTTGATCGGGTTGCCCACGGTCAGGTACTTGCCGCGCGTCGGGTGGTCCACCTCGACGATGGTGCCGGTCTCGCGCAGCGATTCGTCCGCGGCGATTTCCTTCATCGAGAGGATCGGGCCGCACGGAATGTCGAACTCGTTGAGGATGTCCATGGCCTCGAACTTGGTCTTGGTCATGGTCCATTGCTCGATGCGCGCGAAGATGGGCTTGAGATGCAGCAAGCGCGCGGCCGGCGTGGCGTAGGCCTCGTCGGTGATCCAGCTTTCCTCGCCGATCACCTTGCACACCGCGGGCCACACCGCGCCCTGCGTGATGAAGTAGATGTAGGCGTTCGGGTCGGTCTCCCAGCCCTTGCACTTGAGGATGGAGCCCGGCTGCCCGCCGCCCGATGCGTTGCCCGCGCGCGGCACCGCGTCGCCGAACTTGCCGTCGGGGTACTGCGGGTACTCGTGCATGGTGCCGGTGCGCTCCAGGCGCTGTTGGTCGCGCATCTTCACGCGGCACAGGTTGAGCACGGCGTCCTGCATCGGCGCGAGCACCTGCTGGCCCCGCCCGGTGTTGTTGCGCTGGTAGAGCGCGGCGACGATGCCCAGCGCCAGGTGCAGCCCGGTGCCGCTGTCGCCGATCTGCGCGCCGGTGACGACGGGTGGTCCGTCCTCGAAGCCGGTGGTCGATGCGGCGCCGCCGGCGCACTGCGCCACGTTCTCGTAGACCTTGCAGTGCTCGTACTTGCCGGGGCCGAAGCCCTTGACCGACGCGACGATCATCCGCGGGTTGAGCTTCTGGATGTGTGCCCAGGTGATGCCCATGCGGTCGAGCGCGCCGGGTGCGAAGTTCTCCACCAGCACGTCGCAGGTCTTGATCAGCGTGTCCAGGACCTGCTTGCCCTTGGGGTTCTTGGTGTCCAGCGTGATCGAGCGCTTGTTGTGGTTCAGCATCGTGAAGTAGAGGCTGTCCACACCGGGAATGTCGCGCAGTTGCCCGCGCGTGGCGTCGCCTTCACCGGCGCGCTCGACCTTGATCACGTCGGCGCCGAACCAGGCCAGCAGCTGGGTGCAGGTGGGGCCCGACTGCACGTGGGTGAAATCGAGGATGCGAACGCCTTCGAGTGCCTTGCTCATCGTGTGTCTCCTGTCTTATTTGTTCGTCGCGGTTTCGACTTCTACCAGACGGGCGCGCAACTTGCGCTCCTCGGCGAAGCGGGCCGTCTCGTCGCGCACGATGGCGACGATGCCTGAAACCTTCTGATCCTGGGCGAACAGCATGGAGACCGTGAAGGCGATGGAAAGGGTATGCCCGTCCTTGTGAAGCGCGGGCACCCGCAGCACGTCGGCACCGTATTTGGTGACCGCCGTTTCCATCGTCTTGTGATAGCCATCCCAATGCCGCTGGCGTTGTCGCATGGGGATGATGATGTCCAGCGACTGCCCGAGCGCTTCGGCTTCGGTAAAGCCGAAGATGCGCTCGGCAGCCTTGTTCCACAGCGTGATCGCACCCTTGGCATCGCAGACCATGATCGCGTCGCCGGCTCCGGCAACGAGTTGGTTCAGATCGACGGTCGATGACGACAAGGTGTGCTCCCGCTTCTTTCTTCTCTATGTCTTTTGGCCGTGGCCTCAGACGGCCTTGGCTTCGCGAAGGCTGTCGATCTGGGCCTTCGAGTAGCCCAGCTCGGCCAGCACCTCTTCGGTGTGCTCGCCCAGCAGCGGCGAACCGGTGATCTCGGGCTTGAGGTCCGAGAACTTGATCGGGCTGCCCACGGTGAAGTAGCTGCCGCGCTCCTTGTGCTGCACTTCGACGATCGAGCCGCTGGCGCGCAGCGATTCGTCGTTCAGCAGTTCCTTCATCGTCAGCACCGGCGCGCAGGGGATGTCGAACTTGCGCAGGATGTCGACCGCCTCGAACTTGGTCTTGTCGGCCAGCCAGACTTCGATGGTCGCGAAGATGTCGGTGATGTGCGGCTGGCGCGCCTTGGGCGTCGCGTAGTCGGGGTCGGTCTTCCACTCGGGCTTGCCGATGGCGTCGCAGATCGGCGCCCAGGCGTGGCCCTGGATGGTGAAGTAGATATAGGCGTTCGGGTCGGTCTCCCAGCCCTTGCACTTGAGCACCCAGCCCGGCTGGCCGCCGCCGCCGGCGTTGCCGCCGCGCGGCACCACGTCGCTGAACGTGCCGTGCGGGTATTGCGGGTATTCCTCGAGGTAGCCGAGGCGGTCCAGGCGCTGCTGGTCGCGCATCTTCACGCGGCAGAGGTTCAGCACCGCGTCCTGCATCGAGCAGGCCACGCGCTGGCCCTTGCCGGTCTGCTCGCGGCCGATGATGGCCGTGAGGATGCCGATGGCCAGGTGCATGCCGGTGTTGCTGTCGCCGAGCGCGGCCGAGCTCACGGTGGGCGGGCCGTCCCAGAAGCCGGTGGTCGATGCGGCGCCGCCTGCGCACTGCGCGACGTTTTCATACACCTTCAGGTCGTCGTAGTGGTG
This region of Variovorax sp. RKNM96 genomic DNA includes:
- the sucD gene encoding succinate--CoA ligase subunit alpha, with amino-acid sequence MSILVNKHTRVITQGITGKTGQFHTAMCRDYGNGQKCFVAGVNPNKAGKSFDGIPVFGTVKDAKAETGATVSVIYVPPPFAAAAIDEAVDAGMELVICITEGIPVRDMIRTRHRMEGSKTLLLGPNCPGLITPDEIKIGIMPGHIHQRGRIGVVSRSGTLTYEAASQLARFGIGQSTVVGIGGDPVGGLKHIDVLKMFNDDPRTDAVIMVGEIGGNEEEICAHWIKDHMRKPVVGFIAGATAPPGKRMGHAGAIVSGGRGTAQEKLAVMKACGIHVTSNPAEMGKLLASLVIPDYLPFD
- the sucC gene encoding ADP-forming succinate--CoA ligase subunit beta, giving the protein MNIHEYQGKDVLRKYGVTTPRGFACASADEAADAATRLGGRAWVVKAQIHAGGRGKGGGVKLAWSVDEVRRHASQMLGMTLKTHQTGPEGRVVKRLLVEEGIEVDKELYLAMVVDREAGRVALMASSEGGMDIEEVAARTPGKIHKVLIDPTTGLKGSEADIVARNIGLSGKSVMQARTLMQNLYQAFDASDASLAEINPLVVTRDGRVIALDAKFNFDSNALFRQPEIVAMRDFDEEDPAEVEASRFDLSYIALDGDIGCLVNGAGLAMATMDVIKLYGGSPANFLDVGGGATAEKVTQAFKLMLRNPNLRAILVNIFGGIMKCDVIARGVIAAAREVELSVPLVVRMKGTNESLGRTILAQSGLPIITADDMADAAQQAVAAARRKN
- the frc gene encoding formyl-CoA transferase, whose translation is MSKALEGVRILDFTHVQSGPTCTQLLAWFGADVIKVERAGEGDATRGQLRDIPGVDSLYFTMLNHNKRSITLDTKNPKGKQVLDTLIKTCDVLVENFAPGALDRMGITWAHIQKLNPRMIVASVKGFGPGKYEHCKVYENVAQCAGGAASTTGFEDGPPVVTGAQIGDSGTGLHLALGIVAALYQRNNTGRGQQVLAPMQDAVLNLCRVKMRDQQRLERTGTMHEYPQYPDGKFGDAVPRAGNASGGGQPGSILKCKGWETDPNAYIYFITQGAVWPAVCKVIGEESWITDEAYATPAARLLHLKPIFARIEQWTMTKTKFEAMDILNEFDIPCGPILSMKEIAADESLRETGTIVEVDHPTRGKYLTVGNPIKMSDSRTEVTRAPLLGEHTEEVLRQLGYGVDEIAMLRTERVI
- a CDS encoding PAS domain-containing protein; translation: MSSSTVDLNQLVAGAGDAIMVCDAKGAITLWNKAAERIFGFTEAEALGQSLDIIIPMRQRQRHWDGYHKTMETAVTKYGADVLRVPALHKDGHTLSIAFTVSMLFAQDQKVSGIVAIVRDETARFAEERKLRARLVEVETATNK
- the frc gene encoding formyl-CoA transferase; amino-acid sequence: MSDNKPLNGIKIIDFTHVQAGPACTQMLAWFGADVIKVERPGAGDVTRSQLRDIPDVDALYFTMLNSNKRSLTLDTKQAEGKLVLEKLIKESDVLVENFGPGALDRMGFSWERIQELNPKMIVASVKGFSDGHHYDDLKVYENVAQCAGGAASTTGFWDGPPTVSSAALGDSNTGMHLAIGILTAIIGREQTGKGQRVACSMQDAVLNLCRVKMRDQQRLDRLGYLEEYPQYPHGTFSDVVPRGGNAGGGGQPGWVLKCKGWETDPNAYIYFTIQGHAWAPICDAIGKPEWKTDPDYATPKARQPHITDIFATIEVWLADKTKFEAVDILRKFDIPCAPVLTMKELLNDESLRASGSIVEVQHKERGSYFTVGSPIKFSDLKPEITGSPLLGEHTEEVLAELGYSKAQIDSLREAKAV